In the Cydia splendana unplaced genomic scaffold, ilCydSple1.2 scaffold_59_ctg1, whole genome shotgun sequence genome, aaacgttcaactggtactagtaaaacaaataattagtaggttggaactttcaactggtactagcaaaacaaataattagtgggttggaactttcaactggtactagcaaaacaaataattagtaggttggacctttcaactggtactagcaaaataaataattagtaggttggaactttcaactggtactagcaaaacaaataattagtaggttggaactttcaactggtactagcaaaataaataagtagtaggttgaatgttcaactagtactagcaaaacaaaaggaatgataagcgaaatcataacacttacctacgatacaaacagagaataattagtaagttgaatgttcaactggtactaatactaacaaaccaaaagagtcaaatgtacctattagtaactagtctagtagacgcgatagtggtggttggtactaacgataggaccttttgttataggtcgtccaaattagtacaacatagtacttaaaagtaaactgacgcgatatagtgttggttggtactagcgatagtatcttgttttaggtcatccaaaatgtcctagataccaccattagacggattctttagcccaccaaaacttaatagggaggcaaatagtcataaactgacattatgttagtatagagtgacctcctattatgtaatgtatttattgaattcgaaattatataataagcagtttagtgcctctgcctactgttccagttaacttaaggcgtaggtatagatggatggcctcgggaataggcatatctactaatgtagattcagggtagatttcaattatacacaaaaaaaaaatacgccagttggaaaacatttcctgtaaagtattacaatttaaccttcttctaacctatacccgtatcataaatttactgcattttgcagatgttcgtatgggtaagaacttaatgtatcagcttaaataaaaacgaacaaagtatatataaaaatatattatacgacgacttagacggtattccggttaaagattattgtagcaatcctgttggaacagttagaaaacaggttaaattatagtttaagagaaacaagcacgTGAttaggataagagtaataatgcattctgcgtaagtagccgtggaaattgtggaacacagaggcatgcctaaactgcccaaaacctataaatagatgaggatatacaattcttcaaaatcgtatatgaccaagatttcatataataaatcccaattccaatctattttagagccggaatacatgattctatagaataataatcagggcaaagctcaattacaaacccaagtacaacaggtacgtatatagacgctgggcctgttataatacatcatgtcatgtagtacctaaagtcaatgctgtaaaaactgaagtggcgatgcggggagccttacacggtgaggaagcactgcttacttaactaaactacgaaactatacccaaggcaaccatgactaaggtactaacagcaaaaactctagtgaccagcagttaacctaatgtcttgtaaatagacatacgacttttgtcggttaacagtgtagatgacgaagtccctttttaactacctaggtagttgtTACACCTACttagatgaagatgagtgatgtgtgtgatgtgatggctaattataattaagtgtaattaaaaaggcactttaccggaaaatatatttccttatttcagtcacatgcataaacttacaataattaaggatgccaaaactcttaggtatgcggttgagacatataaatacattataaatacatACGTTGATACAttaaaaattgtacatagtctcagaaccgatacattaaatcaaaacagaaacaaataactaaatactgtgtgtaggtaagtacctacacattataaaataaaaacaataagtattcgaattaaccgtgattttgatcgctcttaatgacagtttgcctgattcttaatttttgaggctaactaattaagtaaaactagtagattaaagttgtagcttgaaccacttcattgatctacccaagagtacacatttattgtactaattgagcactaagactcaaaagaccaaaaacctaggtcttatcatttagaaacgttaaacgtaacgataaaatggtaaagtacctaaacattcgaactgtactctggtgtactcagtatttcatgggatcatggttagattAATGGAACTgcattggttcgttggaagatgtttattgaagttaaatgacatacttaccaatggcaggatataggaagcagatatacaaggtgtatacctatgtttcaggtttataaaatatgttgcaagtaattgaaataaaccgaagaaaaagtgtataagtacaaataataatatttatgtgccagactgacagtaattattgtggaaataataatacaatactcaCTAGTtacacaattcaattgaaaaatcagctttcaattagtaaggtgttacgttattttcataacataaattgtaattatgattcttcgcataagtaagttgctagaataatattacattcgatattatatttgctgtgttactttttgagcaataaaatgaataaaataaatatttggattaattgatgtcaagattatattattcaagtattataattaaagaacgataattagataagtatgcaatgcaattaataataataatggtcaaataggcaggtaaatcttagtagatacctaacaaattaataatatatcaatctatttatatagattattgtttgcttaacctattcacaagtaaaactaatcatacttgacgtggtacctctacaacgaatgtaacattcctactttatttgaccttggattatctacaagtattttaaattgcattatatatattaagatcatacaagacaagtaaaactgagtcaatcagttattgccaataagtaactaatgtccaagacgcttggcaagcttacaatgttattgtacctaaatcatgaaataggtattaattagtaaaatattgtattgtatgctaatggaaatacctggaaatgtgtaagcatcaaaaggaaaatgtagtaattaaggcgtttaaagtaaatctttgagttataagcaattgaataaaaaactcaaaactgcaaataggaaaaggagagggactgacatctaagaagaaattgtaaaagtaaaataatagttttacagatttaaaggcttgctagtgttggaaaatatttattatttaactgttgtaaaatgaatacatccacacctcgccgagtttcttacgccggttcttctcgggtctgaggttaacctttccgaaccggtggtagtatacctagattggaaaaataaattaacctagcgagtataagataatacgattaACAATAGTtcactattgttgcatgatgtactatatgcctaagttaacatattaacagtaactatacgttactgtctgcaacataaatatgcgacgcacgtaattgtataaatagcaTGTAAGCAATAATAGCCTATAAATATGTTGTTTAGATTTACTTGCTCTCTCTATACTTGGATACCGAGAATATAACACATCTTCGGTAATGTCTCGTTTCACTTAATCTCCATTCGACCCTCCAACTACCAACTCATCAGATGGCGACCCATACCAGAAGAGGACCAGGAAAGCGAAGTCCACCACAGCGCATCGCATAGCAAAATGAGGATAGAAGTCAAGACAAGAAGATCACCCTAATGAAGATTCAAGTTGAAGAACCTATTTTTCAAGAAAGAAACTTCCTGCGCATTTTCAAGAAAGAACCTTCCTATTAAAACAgaaccctcccatacattttgaAAACGAAAGAGAAGAAAGAAAAAGATGACCAAGGGGAAAAACTCAAATTAAGAAAAAacgaagaaagaagaaagaagagcgttgtccagggttatcccggctCGCAATtcaagaggtgtccagggttatcccggcccatatcaagaggtgtccagggttatcccggcccaTGCTCGAGGGAGTCCAGGGTTAGCCCGGCCCGTCATCGTCGTCGGAGCAGAGGCAGCCACATGCAGCGTCAGCGAGTGCCACATGGAGGTGCCAGCTCGCCAGCAGCGTCACGCGACCGCCCAGCCAGCGCGGAATGCAGCGTCGACATAACCTACTTACGGGGGTACATTGCCCGCTACTAATGTAAGTTAGATATAACTTTATCattatgttttaattgtttCGTCGCGATATATAGGAAATGTTAGGTATCCTAATTTTAGCCGTTGTATGTTATTAACCGTAGCCGCAAATTTATTATGCTATCTGAGTTAGTGTCCATTCgtgaaaggttaaataaattaagagaAGATATTGTAAAGTTAGGTCCAGAGAGGCGACGGAAAGAAATAGGTAGAAAGAAActagacgaatcaaacgaattaTATAATCGCGCGGCGGATATTGTGTCTCAGTTACAGAAGCAaacggaaaaatataaaatttcagAATTAGAGTTAGCTAATAAGCATATAAACGATATTGCCGACACTTACAGTAGGATAAAGATAgcattaaattattttgatacagaATCTCAAACAGACGGAAAAATGGCTAAGCCCAGTTTTGATGTCAAGACGGCCATCGCCTTGTTGCCCGTCATGACGGGGCAGGAGGATACCACTAAACAATTAATAGACGGTATTCTAATGTACAGTTCCATTATTAATAGCGAAACTCAACAGGTTTTAATAGACTTCGTCCTAAAAACAAGACTTTCATCTAGCGCTAAGCTCAGATTAAAGACGTCATATAGTAGCGTAGAATTACTTGTCACGGATATGCGCACATTTTTACTACCTAAAAAATCGTCCGAATCGATTCAGGCTCAACTATACAGAGCTAGGCAAGGTAGGAGAACTATAGAGGCATTCGGAGCCGAGATCGAGGATCTTTTCGTCAACCTGACCATATCTCAGGCCGACGGTAACAATAGCAGGTACGATATACTTCGTCCGCTGAACGAGAAATCAGCCATTAAACGATTTGCAGACGGTCTAGCAGACCCAAAATTAAGCACAATAATATCATCTAGGCAATTTACGTCATTGCCCGAAGCAATCAGGACGGCCATTGACGAGCACAGCTCATCACCACAACAGGATCAGGTCCTACATTATGGACGGGGACATTCTCGTAATAATTACGGGAACCGGAATACCCACTCTGCGCGTTACAATTGGAATAAGGGCAGAGATtttaacacaggaaataaaaatacattcggGACACGGTATTATTCCAATAATAACCGTAACACAGGTATTTCGCAACACGTCTCGACAAAT is a window encoding:
- the LOC134805786 gene encoding uncharacterized protein LOC134805786, translated to MLSELVSIRERLNKLREDIVKLGPERRRKEIGRKKLDESNELYNRAADIVSQLQKQTEKYKISELELANKHINDIADTYSRIKIALNYFDTESQTDGKMAKPSFDVKTAIALLPVMTGQEDTTKQLIDGILMYSSIINSETQQVLIDFVLKTRLSSSAKLRLKTSYSSVELLVTDMRTFLLPKKSSESIQAQLYRARQGRRTIEAFGAEIEDLFVNLTISQADGNNSRYDILRPLNEKSAIKRFADGLADPKLSTIISSRQFTSLPEAIRTAIDEHSSSPQQDQVLHYGRGHSRDKLTTTNLLEHKINLKENTSPVYVKPYRIPHALRKELQTQIQDMLDNDIIEETTSEWSSPVLLVPKKSDKLGEKKWRLVVDYRQLNNRIQDDKFPLPNITEILDSLAARIQLPPLCFSLQKLATIV